In Pocillopora verrucosa isolate sample1 chromosome 13, ASM3666991v2, whole genome shotgun sequence, one genomic interval encodes:
- the LOC136277862 gene encoding uncharacterized protein: protein MDSQRVDAVEMHEHETKGASEGDVSSKKTKRGRKWKLFLVGWVVLVSHAALVCAAVALFTRNGIDEKPHPVKIKTTYQLWNLAQSGFVVLNNDGTVDCKGTIGAPAITSYDNTTGACTNCIALGVNNLLLVGDAASRTVKAENIDEINGSDESFEPDYFWSFTMFKHHNSGHYVGCDNSGKATLLADTAVEYPDPRILFVLTKIN from the exons ATGGATTCACAAAGAGTTGATGCCGTCGAAATGCATGAACACGAAACAAAGGGAGCTTCTGAAGGGGatgtttcttcaaaaaaaacaaagagg GGTCGGAAATGGAAGCTGTTTTTGGTTGGATGGGTAGTGCTCGTTAGCCACGCCGCTCTAGTTTGTGCTGCGGTTGCACTTTTCACGAGGAATGG catCGATGAAAAGCCTCATCCAGTGAAGATCAAAACGACATATCAACTATGGAACCTTGCGCAAAGTGGTTTCGTTGTGTTGAATAATGATGGTACCGTAGATTGCAAAGGGACTATTGGGGCCCCTGCGA TTACGTCTTATGATAACACAACTGGTGCTTGCACAAACTGCATTGCCCTTGGCGTCAACAATTTATTACTGGTAGGGGATGCAGCAAGCAGAACTGTCAAAGCAGAG AATATAGATGAAATTAATGGAAGCGATGAATCTTTTGAGCCTGATTACTTCTGGAGCTTCACGATGTTCAAGCACCATAATAGCGGCCACTACGTGGGATGCGACAACTCTGGAAAAGCAACACTGCTTGCAGATACGGCAGTTGAGTATCCAGATCCTCGAATTCTTTTTGTCCTTACCAAAATTAACTAA
- the LOC136277854 gene encoding adenosine receptor A3-like: protein MDFNSWNIFWSSAFGLLAVLIVTGNFFSIWVFHRQRSRKRSYFLLISLAVADLMVGLFAIPLFITRRSTRHSHLRWLLSTSFDAFTGLTSIYTLAVISLERMFAIVCPLRHRSLTFRNYLCAIAMPWIVAAVFVAVLILHLNGIIKHSSYKVLLLLFQTTPLLTMCVAYFCIWIKRKSTKGIRYHRAARESKLANTLFLVSGASLITWTPYQMINNLSYFEGLGFRISLTIFYLSKILQFSNSLVNVVIYPQRIPEFKTILKNIIHCYRAASQRPTTARSQPAVPLNRIA from the coding sequence ATGGATTTCAACTCATGGAACATTTTTTGGAGTTCGGCTTTCGGACTGTTAGCGGTACTGATCGTTACGGGAAACTTCTTCTCCATCTGGGTATTCCACCGACAGAGATCCCGCAAACGATCTTACTTTCTATTAATCAGTTTGGCTGTTGCTGATTTAATGGTCGGATTGTTCGCAATTCCACTTTTTATAACTCGGAGAAGCACACGACATTCTCATTTGCGGTGGCTCCTGTCAACGTCTTTTGACGCTTTCACTGGTTTAACTTCCATCTATACACTAGCAGTCATTTCCTTGGAGAGAATGTTTGCCATCGTATGCCCCCTACGTCACAGATCTCTGACATTTCGTAATTACCTCTGTGCTATTGCCATGCCGTGGATCGTAGCAGCGGTTTTCGTTGCTGTTCTTATTCTTCACTTAAATGGGATCATAAAACATTCAAGTTACAAAGTTCTTCTCCTCTTGTTCCAGACCACGCCATTGCTAACCATGTGTGTCGCGTATTTCTGTATTTGGATCAAACGGAAATCTACGAAGGGAATCCGATATCACAGAGCTGCAAGAGAATCAAAATTAGCCAACACATTATTTTTGGTTTCAGGAGCCTCTCTTATAACTTGGACTCCATATCAAATGATAAATAACTTGTCATACTTTGAAGGTTTGGGTTTTCggatttctttgacaattttctACCTAAGCAAGATTTTGCAGTTCAGCAACTCGCTTGTGAACGTGGTAATTTATCCCCAAAGAATTCCAGAATTTAAGACAATTCTCAAGAACATAATTCATTGTTATAGGGCTGCATCTCAGAGACCTACAACTGCACGCTCCCAACCAGCTGTTCCTTTGAACAGAATCGCTTAA